One Thalassotalea sediminis DNA segment encodes these proteins:
- the msrB gene encoding peptide-methionine (R)-S-oxide reductase MsrB: MKSDDDYKKQLSPEAYQVCRQGATEVPFSGKYNDHWQQGVYCCACCSQPLFESNTKFSAGCGWPSFYQSINDQVSYLPDHSHHMIRTEIQCSHCQSHLGHVFDDGPEPTGKRYCVNSLSLNFEPSS, translated from the coding sequence ATGAAATCTGATGACGACTATAAAAAACAGCTATCGCCAGAGGCTTATCAAGTATGTCGTCAAGGGGCAACAGAGGTGCCTTTTTCAGGAAAATATAATGATCATTGGCAACAGGGTGTGTATTGTTGTGCATGCTGTAGCCAACCATTATTTGAGTCAAATACAAAATTTAGTGCCGGTTGTGGTTGGCCAAGCTTTTATCAAAGTATTAATGATCAGGTAAGTTATTTACCTGATCATTCTCATCATATGATCAGAACAGAAATTCAATGTAGTCACTGTCAATCCCATTTAGGCCATGTATTTGATGATGGCCCTGAGCCAACAGGTAAAAGGTATTGTGTAAATTCGTTGAGCTTAAATTTCGAACCATCTTCATAA
- the gap gene encoding type I glyceraldehyde-3-phosphate dehydrogenase has product MTIKVGINGFGRIGRFVFRAAAERNDIEIVGINDLIDVEYMAYMLKYDSTHGRFNGTVDVEGGQLIVNGKAVRVTAERNPADLKWNEVNADVVVESTGLFLTDETARKHIEAGAKKVVMSAPSKDSTPMFVMGVNNKSYQGQDIVSNASCTTNCLAPIAKVLNDKWGITDGLMTTVHATTATQKTVDGPSAKDWRGGRGASQNIIPSSTGAAKAVGKVIPELNGKLTGMSFRVPTPNVSVVDLTVNLANPATYEEICTAMKEAAAGELAGVLDYTEDQVVSNDFVGEKCTSVFDAGAGIALTDTFVKVVSWYDNEIGYSNKVLDLVAYISNN; this is encoded by the coding sequence ATGACGATTAAAGTAGGTATTAATGGTTTTGGTCGTATCGGCCGTTTTGTATTTAGAGCAGCTGCAGAAAGAAACGACATTGAAATTGTAGGTATTAACGACTTAATTGACGTTGAGTACATGGCGTACATGTTGAAGTATGACTCTACTCATGGGCGCTTCAATGGCACCGTAGATGTAGAAGGTGGTCAATTAATCGTGAATGGTAAAGCAGTGCGCGTTACTGCTGAACGCAACCCTGCTGACTTAAAGTGGAATGAAGTAAATGCTGATGTAGTTGTTGAATCTACAGGCTTATTCCTAACTGACGAGACTGCACGAAAACATATTGAAGCAGGCGCTAAAAAAGTGGTGATGTCTGCACCTTCAAAAGATTCAACCCCTATGTTTGTAATGGGCGTTAACAACAAGAGTTACCAAGGACAAGACATTGTTTCTAATGCTTCTTGTACAACTAACTGTTTAGCACCTATCGCTAAAGTGTTAAACGATAAATGGGGTATTACAGATGGCCTTATGACAACAGTTCATGCAACGACAGCTACGCAAAAAACAGTAGATGGTCCGTCTGCTAAAGATTGGCGTGGTGGCCGTGGTGCGAGCCAAAATATTATTCCTTCTTCTACTGGTGCAGCAAAAGCTGTAGGTAAAGTTATTCCTGAATTAAATGGCAAGTTAACAGGTATGTCGTTCCGCGTTCCAACGCCAAACGTATCTGTTGTAGATCTTACTGTTAATTTAGCAAACCCAGCAACGTATGAAGAAATTTGTACCGCAATGAAAGAAGCTGCTGCAGGTGAATTGGCAGGCGTACTTGATTACACAGAAGATCAAGTTGTATCAAACGACTTTGTTGGTGAAAAGTGTACTTCTGTGTTTGATGCTGGTGCTGGTATTGCCCTAACAGATACCTTTGTTAAAGTTGTTTCTTGGTATGATAATGAAATTGGTTATTCAAACAAGGTATTAGATCTTGTTGCATATATTTCAAATAACTAA
- a CDS encoding DUF2989 domain-containing protein codes for MIFRYLTVFTVLFLITSCDSGTNFAALCKDNPEICQEFTEDSWCKRERIAVGIANVDAKLSPADDLPKFHQLIAYEGYEKCISHASKIEHIKLKEKKTRRINNMMHARARIDEISEQTKNSNHPRLLYYHWTRHLDERALEKFLSLEGTKEMETSESLYELATYYIKRDPAKTLQLLFHSLEVLDSSEDINDEVFKSLSSIFAKRNEPKQAYIWLKVLSLYDPEDPVLAHNALENYIATHKLDYEFLDQVAEATLNKIESLEFKKPKF; via the coding sequence ATGATATTCCGTTACCTTACTGTTTTTACAGTGCTTTTCCTTATAACTTCTTGTGATTCTGGAACGAACTTTGCGGCATTATGTAAAGATAACCCTGAAATTTGTCAAGAATTCACAGAAGATTCTTGGTGTAAACGGGAAAGAATTGCCGTAGGTATTGCCAATGTTGATGCCAAGCTTTCACCTGCTGATGACCTACCTAAATTTCATCAACTTATTGCATATGAAGGTTATGAAAAATGTATTTCTCATGCCTCAAAAATAGAGCATATAAAGTTAAAAGAAAAAAAGACTAGGCGCATTAACAATATGATGCATGCGCGCGCGCGAATTGACGAGATATCAGAACAAACAAAAAATTCAAACCATCCTCGCCTACTCTATTACCATTGGACTCGGCACCTCGATGAAAGAGCACTAGAAAAGTTTCTTTCTTTAGAGGGCACAAAAGAAATGGAGACTTCAGAATCTCTATATGAATTAGCCACTTATTATATAAAGCGAGACCCTGCTAAAACCTTACAACTACTCTTTCATTCGTTAGAGGTCTTGGACAGTAGTGAAGATATTAACGATGAAGTGTTTAAATCATTGTCATCTATTTTTGCAAAACGTAATGAGCCTAAACAAGCCTATATTTGGTTAAAAGTGTTGAGCTTATATGACCCTGAAGATCCAGTACTAGCCCATAATGCGCTAGAGAATTACATTGCAACACACAAATTAGATTATGAATTTTTAGATCAAGTAGCAGAAGCTACGCTTAATAAAATAGAATCGCTAGAGTTCAAAAAACCAAAATTTTAA
- the gndA gene encoding NADP-dependent phosphogluconate dehydrogenase, with protein sequence MTQEQQLCDIGFIGLGVMGKNLVLNLADNGYTIAAFDLDHEKVKEAIALDKEENTSDLERVIGCFSYTELLSKLKAPHLIVLSVPAGEPVDQVSESLIGAGIQPDDIVIDTGNSLWVDTVAREEKYKSNFILFSSAVSGGEEGARFGPSLMPSGSPYAWTRIKPIWEAIAAKVDPKTGKPLERTKPGQVVDSGDPCTAYIGPAGAGHYVKMVHNGIEYADMQIICEAYHVLRSGLSLSTDEIADIFDQWNKGPLDSYLMEISVEVLRHKEEGKPLVDLILDKAGQKGTGLWTAVSSLEVGAPAPTISQAVYARSISSFKALREQADELLTGPAQQSFTEEEKATFINELHDAIYCAKICAYAQGFQLMKLAEKEHGWKLDFASIAKIWRAGCIIRAVFLQSITDAFERHDDLENLLLDEFFAKQLNDNQQTWRRAIANITLMGIPAGALSSALSYYDSMRSGVLPANLLQGQRDYFGAHTFERVDKPKGKKYHVQWSSNNKEMVKI encoded by the coding sequence ATGACACAAGAACAACAACTTTGCGATATAGGATTTATCGGACTCGGCGTAATGGGCAAAAACTTAGTGTTAAATCTTGCCGATAATGGTTACACCATTGCCGCATTTGACCTAGACCATGAAAAGGTAAAGGAAGCTATCGCGCTAGATAAAGAAGAAAATACCTCAGACCTTGAACGAGTTATTGGTTGTTTTTCATATACTGAATTACTGTCAAAGCTTAAAGCCCCACATTTAATTGTATTATCAGTGCCTGCCGGTGAACCAGTTGACCAAGTATCTGAAAGCTTAATTGGTGCTGGTATTCAGCCAGATGATATTGTTATAGACACAGGTAACAGCTTGTGGGTCGATACTGTTGCTCGAGAAGAAAAATACAAAAGCAATTTTATTTTATTTTCGTCTGCAGTGTCCGGTGGCGAAGAGGGTGCTAGATTTGGTCCTTCATTAATGCCTAGTGGCTCACCTTATGCTTGGACGCGTATAAAACCTATTTGGGAAGCAATTGCCGCTAAAGTGGATCCTAAAACAGGTAAACCATTAGAAAGAACTAAGCCTGGCCAAGTTGTAGATTCCGGCGACCCATGTACTGCTTATATTGGTCCTGCAGGAGCAGGCCATTATGTAAAGATGGTACACAATGGTATTGAATATGCTGATATGCAGATAATCTGTGAAGCATACCATGTACTGCGTTCTGGATTATCGCTATCTACGGATGAAATCGCTGATATTTTTGACCAATGGAACAAAGGTCCTTTAGATAGCTACTTAATGGAAATTTCTGTTGAAGTTTTACGCCATAAAGAAGAAGGAAAACCATTAGTTGATCTGATTTTAGATAAGGCAGGGCAAAAAGGAACAGGTCTTTGGACCGCCGTGAGTAGCTTAGAAGTAGGCGCGCCTGCTCCAACAATTTCTCAAGCAGTATATGCACGATCAATTTCTTCATTTAAGGCATTACGCGAACAGGCTGATGAGCTATTAACTGGTCCTGCGCAGCAAAGCTTTACAGAAGAAGAAAAAGCAACCTTCATTAATGAGCTACATGACGCAATTTACTGTGCAAAAATTTGTGCATACGCTCAAGGGTTTCAATTAATGAAACTTGCGGAAAAAGAACATGGTTGGAAACTAGACTTTGCCAGTATTGCTAAAATTTGGCGAGCTGGCTGTATAATAAGAGCTGTATTTTTACAATCAATTACCGATGCATTCGAACGACATGATGATTTAGAAAACTTACTTTTAGATGAGTTTTTTGCTAAACAGCTCAATGACAATCAGCAAACATGGCGCAGAGCGATAGCCAATATTACGTTAATGGGAATTCCTGCAGGTGCTTTGTCTTCAGCACTTTCTTATTATGACTCAATGCGCTCAGGTGTATTACCTGCTAACCTTTTACAAGGGCAACGAGATTACTTTGGTGCGCACACTTTTGAACGTGTTGATAAGCCGAAAGGCAAAAAATATCATGTTCAGTGGTCGAGTAATAATAAAGAAATGGTAAAAATCTAA
- a CDS encoding TusE/DsrC/DsvC family sulfur relay protein encodes MNIEHDGKTIALDKQGYLLNIDDWEDALAIKLAESDGITLTENHWEIIRFVREFYLTYNTSPAIRALTKAMKAEFGAEKANSRYLYRLFPDGPAKQATKYAGLPKPARCI; translated from the coding sequence ATGAACATTGAACACGATGGAAAAACAATAGCACTAGACAAGCAAGGTTATTTGCTTAACATTGATGACTGGGAAGATGCATTAGCGATTAAACTCGCGGAAAGTGATGGCATTACCCTTACTGAAAATCACTGGGAGATTATTCGTTTCGTACGTGAATTTTACTTAACATATAACACTTCACCTGCAATTAGAGCGTTAACTAAAGCGATGAAAGCGGAGTTTGGCGCAGAAAAAGCAAATAGCCGTTATCTTTATCGGCTTTTTCCAGACGGGCCTGCAAAACAAGCAACCAAATACGCAGGCTTACCTAAACCTGCGCGATGCATTTAA
- a CDS encoding glyceraldehyde-3-phosphate dehydrogenase, with product MTSHLEEQYQTSWLERQTFAENMQPIIGQLFRNKGIEITVYGRPLVNASAIDIIKAHKSVALHEESKLRLRESFPFIEALTKMSLAPARIDVGKLAYRYLFKGEANGLSIEQFLEKELTEIGKNVQEEDAQDVVLYGFGRIGRLLARLLIERTGPSSKLRLRAIVIRPGKDGDLAKRASLLRRDSVHGAFNGSITIDEEHNVIKANGAFIQIIYAKSPSDIDYTQYGINNALVVDNTGIWSDEEGLGQHLQSNGVAKVLLTAPAKGDIKNVVYGVNHKMILPEDTIISAASCTTNAITPVLKALNDRFGIKNGHVETVHSYTNDQNLIDNYHKSPRRGRSAPLNMVITSTGAAKAVAKALPELKGLLTGNAIRVPTPNVSMAIMNLNLKEATTTAELNDYLRNISLNSDLQNQVDYTASTEIVSTDLVGSRYAGVVDSQATIVEDDRAVLYVWYDNEFGYSCQVVRVMHEMAGINVPTLPTK from the coding sequence ATGACTTCTCATTTAGAGGAACAATACCAAACAAGCTGGTTAGAACGCCAAACTTTCGCGGAAAACATGCAGCCAATTATTGGCCAATTATTTCGCAATAAAGGCATTGAAATTACGGTTTATGGCCGTCCTTTAGTAAATGCATCAGCAATCGATATTATTAAAGCACATAAATCAGTTGCGCTGCACGAAGAAAGTAAGCTAAGACTTCGTGAAAGCTTTCCTTTCATTGAAGCACTTACAAAAATGTCATTAGCGCCTGCTCGCATTGATGTTGGTAAACTTGCTTATCGTTACCTTTTTAAAGGCGAAGCTAATGGTCTTTCAATTGAACAATTTTTAGAAAAAGAACTTACCGAGATTGGTAAAAATGTACAAGAAGAAGATGCGCAAGATGTTGTACTTTATGGTTTTGGTAGAATAGGGCGTTTATTAGCGCGTTTACTTATCGAACGCACAGGTCCAAGTTCTAAGTTAAGATTGCGTGCAATCGTGATTCGCCCAGGTAAAGATGGCGATTTAGCTAAACGTGCTAGTTTACTTCGACGCGATTCGGTACACGGTGCTTTCAATGGCAGCATTACAATTGACGAAGAACATAATGTAATAAAAGCAAACGGTGCATTTATTCAGATTATTTACGCTAAGTCTCCTTCAGACATCGACTATACACAATATGGTATCAACAATGCACTTGTAGTCGATAACACAGGTATCTGGAGCGATGAGGAAGGATTAGGACAACACTTACAATCAAACGGTGTTGCAAAGGTGCTATTAACTGCACCAGCAAAAGGTGATATCAAAAATGTTGTTTATGGTGTAAATCATAAAATGATTTTACCAGAAGATACTATTATATCAGCAGCAAGCTGTACAACGAATGCTATTACTCCTGTATTAAAAGCGTTAAATGACCGCTTTGGTATTAAAAATGGTCACGTTGAAACAGTGCATTCTTATACCAATGATCAAAACCTTATTGATAACTACCACAAATCGCCGCGTCGTGGTCGCAGTGCGCCATTAAACATGGTAATTACCTCTACAGGTGCTGCTAAAGCTGTTGCTAAAGCACTACCAGAGCTAAAAGGTTTGTTAACAGGTAACGCAATTCGAGTACCTACGCCTAATGTATCAATGGCGATAATGAACTTAAACCTTAAAGAAGCGACAACGACTGCAGAATTAAATGACTATTTACGCAATATTTCGTTGAATTCTGATTTACAAAACCAAGTTGATTACACAGCTTCTACAGAAATTGTTTCAACTGATTTAGTCGGTTCAAGATATGCAGGTGTTGTAGATTCTCAAGCAACGATTGTGGAAGATGATAGAGCAGTACTTTATGTTTGGTATGATAATGAATTTGGTTATAGTTGCCAGGTAGTGCGAGTAATGCACGAAATGGCAGGTATTAATGTGCCTACATTACCGACTAAATAA
- a CDS encoding DsrH/TusB family sulfur metabolism protein: MATLHLIRESALKNNFTHYLSLVNKEDGIIFLDDGCYNLSTPWLLTLNNTNITVISEHMQARGLSIPDHINQISAQQLPAQLFNYENNITWS; encoded by the coding sequence ATGGCAACATTACACTTAATTAGAGAATCAGCGTTAAAAAATAACTTTACTCATTATTTATCTTTAGTAAATAAAGAAGATGGTATTATTTTTCTAGACGATGGCTGTTACAACCTTTCTACTCCTTGGTTGTTAACATTAAATAACACAAATATAACTGTTATTTCTGAGCATATGCAGGCACGTGGTTTATCTATACCCGATCATATAAATCAAATATCAGCTCAGCAATTACCGGCACAACTTTTTAATTATGAAAATAATATTACGTGGTCTTAA